The DNA window CTGGAGCATTTCATCTGTGGTGGACCCTGCAAACAGCAACTATCCGGTCAGACCTTCTTCGAACGCAACGGCAAACCGTACTGCGCGGCCGACTACGAACGGTTGTATGCACCGAAATGTGGCGGTTGTAAGAAAGCTATCGCCGAAAAGGCCATCTCGGCACTGGAGATGAAATGGCACAAGGATTGTTTCAAGTGCAAGGTGGGTACTGTCATCGAATTTCAATGATTCTAAACTAAGGAACCGTTCATTTCAGCTCTGCAAGGCACCGATCGGTGTGGAATCCAAGTTCCGTTCCGATAAGGACAAACAACCGATTTGCGAGAAATGTGGAGTTTAAGCAACTAACTGATCGACGACAGACACGTTTCCATCTCTCTATCCAATAGAATTTCAACACAAGCAgaaagaaatgaacaaaaatcctCTCTCTCTTTTCACCTTTAAATCTTTGCTGTTAATGTGCTACAAGTTTATTGTTCGAAAgtgtttttatataatttaaataaataacCTACAAGAAAAGCACCGTATTATGAAAGAAATCAAACTTACCTCCAGTGACGGGATCAACTGTTTCAGCTGCTGCTGGGTAATGTTCTGAATCGTATCCATGATCAACTGCCGCAGCTGTTGGTTAACTTCCGGACTAATGGCCGCGTCTCGGCTAGTGGACATCTTCGTCAGAGCACTGGACACTTCCTTCAGCAGCCGGGAGTTGGCCAGCGGATCAGACTGATGCTGAACTTGAGTCACTACATCGTCAATGGTCCCAGCTGGTGTCCGTGCCGAACGCACCCGGGTTCTACTTTTGCTTTGACCAAGCGAGGAAGAACTTGATTTGGTAACAGGAACGGCAATGATTTTGCCACATTGTGGCTTTTTCGTAGTATCCTTTGGCGGTTGTTTGGCGTGGTGAGGTTTTGAGCTTGAAGACTTTTTGGTAACAGAGCTTATACTTTTATGAGTAGGTACACTACGTTTCTGAACGGAAGTTGTTACACCATACATTGACAGTTTTGTGGTCAGCATCGGTGATGCCGAAGGGTGACTTGAAACTTTAGATCGTTTTCGTGAATAATCCTTCCTCTTTTTCCTACTTGCTTCCTCTTTCAAAGAGTATTTTAACAGTTGACACTTTTCGTTGATTTCTTCGACTATCAAATCATCCTCGTCAAAGATTCCTTTCTGCATGCAGACCTTCGTTGAACTAATTATTTGTTTCACCAACGTCCAAAGTTTATCCGGGCTTACGTTGATGACAAagtatttcatatttttcaagTAAAATTTAAGGCCTTGACAAATAAGCTTATACAATTGGTAAACTTTTTGGGCGAACTCAAATGAATTTTTGGCCATTATATAAACATCTTCTTCCAATCGATTGATTTGGTACAGATAATTTCTTTGAAATCTAATAAAAAATTCGGTAGTTCGCTTTTCTCGCTTTCGTTCTTCGTACTCGTCTTCGGGTTCTTCAACTTCCTTCCCCAAGCAGTGCCGAATATCATCAATCAACAAACACGCCTTTTTCTGCAGTTCAGTAATTTTAACGAACGTATCAAACTCTTCAACTAGTGACTTTCGCGACGCTTGCCGTATTAAGCTATTAGAAGGAATTTTCGGTATTGGCTCCTGTTTGCTACCGTGGCTACTTTTGTTACTGCGTTCAATCGCAGCAAAGTCTAAGATTGGCTGAATACTAGTCACTGGATCGGTGTCTTCTACCTCATAGGTCTTGATAATCGCTGAAGCCGGTCTCACAGGGGACCGTACCCGAATCACAGGTGCCACATTTATCGATCCTTCCGAATCACCATCGTTTTCGTTATTCTCCTCCAGCTCTTCAACAATTGATTCGGAATCTAAAAACTCGAAACAGTTCTCCATGGACCTGGACGCAACTACCGGTGGATTCTTGGAGATCATCACAGAATCGTTGAAATCATAATCTTCATCACCAATCAAATTATCTTCGATGTCTGCGGTTAGCTCATCCGAAGTCGCTTGAAATGTGTCCTTCGAAGGTGAACAAAATACGGACGAAGCTGAAGAGGAACAAATCGTGGATGCTTCGTCACTGAACTCGTCATCTTCCGCTTCTGTTGGTCGATTCTCATCAATAACGAAAGAGATTGGTTCCTCCATCCGAACTGATTCCTCATCTGGAACTGGTTCCTCCTGAAGATCCATTTCAGCTGTTCGTAATATTTCATCTATTTCATTATCTGAAAGCATTCGAACGTTTCCCTGTTTCGATTCAGCTGGTATTTCTCTGGCAACCGGTAGTTCAATTTGCACATCGGAATTTTTTTGAACATTGCGAATGATTCGGTCCAAATGATTAATGtcgagatactgaaaaattaacGTTGCAGAATAAAATTACACGTAGCCTAACAACCATAAATACCTGAAAATTGTAAGCTTTTGTGCTCTTTCTCATAAACTCATTCACGTTAATATCCATTTTCAGTCGTTTAGCAAATAAAAATACTGGGAAAGCATTCCTTTAGAACTTCCCGCAGTCGGCAAGCGATGCACAGTGACACTAATAAAAATATTCAGCGACTACTTTGTTTTGGTCTCGCCGGTAACTAGGTGAAACAGAACCGGGACGCTAAACAACTATCAGCATATACACATGTTACAATAATATGTAGGACAGTGACTGCTTATGCACCAGCAGAGGTGAACGATTTCGCGCTTCAGTGAACACGTTTTTGTTGGCGCAACTGCATGCTACCGAACGATACTTTACATGCATGCAAGGCAGACATATTGCATACAAGTAAAGCttaaacccagtaaagttcaaccggaaatgagtcggaattccggctggttccagtaaGTTAGATTCGGTTGTGCCACTGGAGCCTGGAGCCGGAATTTCGGCTAATTTcaggctgaactttactgggaactAGCAGTACCCAAGTTCCGGCTGAACTAACTGGGACACTGTGTCATATATTCGACGAAGAAACAAGTTTTGGAACAGTTGTCGATTGCCCAGCGATTCCCGCCAGAGATGTGCGTACGTTAAACGGAATGTCAGTCGATTCCCTTGGCGGGAAGAAATCGACAGTGCATAGGGTTTACTACAGAGCTTTTGCTCTACGCTAGTGTGCTATAATAAAAATGTCGATAGAAAGCATAGAAAGGGGTAGTTGCAAATTCGCAAATAAGAGCCTCTTCTTGtttactctctctctctctctctcttttgaTTATTCGTTAAATTTTTCAGTCAGTTTTCCTGCATACTAATCCGAGGAAACAAAACTTAACGATTAACTGAGCTGAGAATGTGCAGATACAGAACAGCTGCTTGGTTGTTTGGTTTTTACTTCAGTTCTGTAAGTTTTCCCATCTGTTCTATAGTGTCGCGACTCGCAAAAATTATCTGAAATGCATGACAAAAGAAAAATAGTGGTTTCTCTTTTCGTAGCTGCAGCTTATGAAGAGGGGAAAAGTGAGaatacccactgagacgtccaaaaaattgtttcaaaatcgttcaacacgggtccaacgatggacgttcgttgaacggttatttggacgttgtccaaattggtccaacgaacgtccttcattggacgattttgaaaccaaccgttcttagagggtagtgTGACGCAAGCAGTGGTTTGATAGCACCACTTTTAATGACGTGTCTTCGAgcaatgtaacatttatgacaGATTTGGAAAATAACGTAGAAGTACATTGCAATACGCTTAAAATTGATGTGAGTATAATCTGTTGATATACATGGATGACATTTGACGAATGCCGAACAGTTGGCCAAAATCCATGACTATAAATTTGGATAAACCTCGAGCATGTTACTATTTTTGCATACCTTAAtactttttttatattgtaacgacatataattagcgagggactggaaggtgaagtatttttcaaatatcaagagccatagtactcaaggaagagcaaggatttgaagtaagaaagtttagaaaagcgtggagtagggtcaatgaacaagcttagagtttcccggctacttaactctttgtcttctgcaacgtaggagtcaggatcttttggcattaaatgcgaatcacctgagtctgcggcatgtccggataCTAACGGCATCGAATGTCGACCGGTTTTGACAATGCCAGTGATGTTTACAAACAAGGTTAGTTATCAAAGCTTAGCAACAATTTGCCAAGTGCATTTCTTTGCTGCTTGCCCAACGAACCAATTTCACTAATGAAAgtaaagatttttcgaatcgctgaatatttaaatttgtcaagaaagtttgtccagattctgcttctgcgcagaaaatcatgcGCGATGCACCCACAAGTAACAATTCCATAGATTCGAtcatgatggaattctcaatcgCACTCCTTTCCTGTAACGATAATGCTCTGGGTCCAgacaattaaattcaacttggtgaagaatctgccctACTGTGCTAAAAGTTTCTTGAACAGAATATTACCAcgcgtgactggagacaagcGAGAGTCATCGCAATTCAAAAACTGGGAAAACCAGcttccgaccataactcgtatcaaccgattgcaatgttattcctgcatcaggaaattgttgtaAAAAATTAGCCTaagacgtctcgacaattgggttgaggcaaACGGCTTGTTATCAGAAACCCAGTTTGgatttcggaggggaaaggaaAAGAATGATTGGCACTACTTTTGTCAGAAATCAAACTCGCCTACGCAAATAAGaccaaatggcgtctgtgttcttagacatacaAGGAGTGTTCgtctctgtttccattgatgtcggagaaactacatcaatgtggcctttcaccaatattaaatatttatttatacaactttttgtcagaaaagcacatgcatctATCATATGGCGacttggcaacattcagaataagttacatggccTTCTACAAGGTTCTTATTTAAGCCCCTTTCTcaataatttttacgtgaatgacattgataattgtattgtcagcccatgcactctaaggcaacttgcagatgatggcgtggtttctgttacaggaccaaaagctataaaattacaacaaccattgcaagatagtttggataatttataaatttgggctttgaagctaggcatcgatttctctacggagaaaacagagttcgTCGTTTTTCTAAGGAaacgtgatccagctcagctccagcttcagttggttggtagaacgatagcccaattCACAATCTTCAAAGGTCACATTAGATATTTGATAACGAAGGACCAataaaggataaattttctccaaaCAATAACCAGACCCTGGTAGGGTGAACATCCAAGCGACCTGATAATAATATGgatgcttctgtttccgttcagctgcaaacactcacattattaaattggaacgaatgcggtatcgttgtttacgaatcgccagTCGACACATACGATAAGTCTTTAAGTACTAGCGGgggttcttcctttaaaagatttgttctgggatctctcctttcgtttacttattcgatgtgaagTTAGTAGATTCATAACTACATTTTTTAAAAGACTTGtcgattttcaatattcaaGGAATGTTTGATTAGCCATCAGCgatctagacctgcaaatcGAAGGAATTTGATgtccatttcaatagatttttaaccgCTGATGTATTATGATAGGACCGGCTAATTTGAGAAATTGCTGTGACCGGCTTGGTTGGTGCCTTCCTATTCCAATAGGGTAGGCACCAACCAAGCGGACAGTGTTCGACGGATACCGAGTCACCGAACTATAGTACATGCAGGAAGGGGCCCCAACCGAAAAAGTTAAGGAACAGGATCCTAGACTACCACAAAAAACTAAGCAGCAATCAACCTTCAGCGAAATGGCCGTAATTCCGTTTGGGTACCCTGCGAATACCCTCAGCCATGAACAGCTGACTGCTACATTTAAGTGGCTGCAGGATGCCACCGCTGCGATAATTGATCGCAAGGCGCTTAATTGAAGGCCGTTGAAGTGTCGTACATTCCAAAACAGGCGATGTACCGACATGCGGTAGCACAGATATAAACAATAGAGGTAAGTACCTCCTAGAATAAATCATGTCAATGAATGTGACAAGGATGTTGAACCTATATTTATAAACGAAGTTAGTTAGTACTGGACTTCACGTTATGCAGCGCTCAAATAACGGAAAAGATAAAGAGTTGTGACGTTTCTGACAAACCTAGTCTGTCGGATAACAGACTAATTATGTTTGCCATTGTGGATCGctaaggaggggggggggggggcgaagggtgcagccgccccgagcggcaaaatttGGGGGCGGCATTTCCTGCTCAACAGATTTCACTttcatttttgtaattatttaaaGTTCAGTCCTCctaaatctttgaaattgttcacTGGAGTGCTCTTACGAGTGCCACCTCTTCCTTTTGGATCAGTTTACAtggcagttgatcattgccatcCGATCTCCTTCCGGACCTGAAGGTTGATCCTTGCGCTAATCTCAACGTCACTGATTTGCCATTTAAATGTTCGCCA is part of the Topomyia yanbarensis strain Yona2022 chromosome 1, ASM3024719v1, whole genome shotgun sequence genome and encodes:
- the LOC131684245 gene encoding paxillin, which encodes MSTCYGCKEEIKDKMLEALNKCWHPEHFACKECKKRIIENKFHESDGHPVCSKCFDSKFQSICAACRKIVTEKVVKAMGKTWHLEHFICGGPCKQQLSGQTFFERNGKPYCAADYERLYAPKCGGCKKAIAEKAISALEMKWHKDCFKCKLCKAPIGVESKFRSDKDKQPICEKCGV
- the LOC131684226 gene encoding uncharacterized protein LOC131684226 produces the protein MDINVNEFMRKSTKAYNFQYLDINHLDRIIRNVQKNSDVQIELPVAREIPAESKQGNVRMLSDNEIDEILRTAEMDLQEEPVPDEESVRMEEPISFVIDENRPTEAEDDEFSDEASTICSSSASSVFCSPSKDTFQATSDELTADIEDNLIGDEDYDFNDSVMISKNPPVVASRSMENCFEFLDSESIVEELEENNENDGDSEGSINVAPVIRVRSPVRPASAIIKTYEVEDTDPVTSIQPILDFAAIERSNKSSHGSKQEPIPKIPSNSLIRQASRKSLVEEFDTFVKITELQKKACLLIDDIRHCLGKEVEEPEDEYEERKREKRTTEFFIRFQRNYLYQINRLEEDVYIMAKNSFEFAQKVYQLYKLICQGLKFYLKNMKYFVINVSPDKLWTLVKQIISSTKVCMQKGIFDEDDLIVEEINEKCQLLKYSLKEEASRKKRKDYSRKRSKVSSHPSASPMLTTKLSMYGVTTSVQKRSVPTHKSISSVTKKSSSSKPHHAKQPPKDTTKKPQCGKIIAVPVTKSSSSSLGQSKSRTRVRSARTPAGTIDDVVTQVQHQSDPLANSRLLKEVSSALTKMSTSRDAAISPEVNQQLRQLIMDTIQNITQQQLKQLIPSLEVSLISFIIRCFSCRLFI